A single region of the Malaclemys terrapin pileata isolate rMalTer1 chromosome 4, rMalTer1.hap1, whole genome shotgun sequence genome encodes:
- the LOC128835278 gene encoding serine protease 27-like isoform X1, whose amino-acid sequence MGHLCSPLAIALLAMSLAQGAQGSQNQTGCGKQLVSGRILNGQDAKAGAWPWQVSVRQNGSHICGGALISESWVVSGAHCFDPSVANSSYRVQLGEKRIVSETPTQTFSSVKQVVPHPNYNSSTFLADIALVELEKPIAFTATISPVCLLDASIHVPAGDTCWVTGWGNIHPQESSSLAETLQELEVLTVDSTICNDRFREALQKPVGDNPIKDDMMCAGYMEGYKGTAPGDSGGPLVCEENGTWYLAGIVSWLLKTTLNSVAAGYPGVYNRPNAYNDWIEENVPGVTFMVVNFTLNSASPSTTVTTNSAGPSASIPKVLLLIVLLWLTL is encoded by the exons GCTGTGGCAAGCAGTTGGTCTCAGGGCGCATCTTGAATGGTCAAGATGCCAAGGCTGGGGCCTGGCCCTGGCAGGTCAGCGTGCGGCAAAATGGCTCCCACATCTGCGGCGGTGCCCTCATCTCTGAGAGCTGGGTGGTGTCAGGAGCTCATTGCTTCGATCC ATCTGTAGCCAATTCATCATATCGGGTGCAGCTCGGTGAAAAACGGATTGTCAGTGAGACCCCAACCCAGACGTTCTCATCGGTGAAGCAGGTGGTCCCCCATCCCAACTACAACAGTAGCACTTTTCTTGCCGACATCGCCCTGGTGGAGCTGGAGAAGCCAATTGCCTTCACGGCCACCATCAGCCCCGTGTGCCTGCTTGATGCCTCCATCCATGTGCCTGCTGGAGACACCTGCTGGGTGACTGGTTGGGGGAACATTCACCCCCAAG AGAGTTCTTCCCTAGCGGAGACACTGCAGGAGCTGGAGGTGCTCACCGTAGACTCCACGATCTGCAATGATCGCTTCCGGGAAGCATTACAAAAGCCTGTAGGTGACAACCCCATCAAAGACGACATGATGTGTGCCGGGTACATGGAAGGCTATAAAGGGACGGCCCCG GGTGACTCCGGGGGACCCCTGGTGTGTGAGGAGAACGGGACCTGGTACCTTGCTGGGATTGTGAGCTGGTTACTGAAGACAACACTGAACAGTGTTGCTGCTGGTTACCCTGGGGTCTACAACCGCCCGAATGCCTACAACGATTGGATCGAGGAGAATGTGCCTGGTGTGACTTTCATGGTGGTGAACTTCACTCTGAACAGTGCCAGTCCATCTACTACCGTCACTACGAACAGTGCTGGACCCTCTGCCAGCATccccaaggtccttctcctcatTGTGCTTTTGTGGTTGACCCTGTGA
- the LOC128835278 gene encoding serine protease 27-like isoform X2 has translation MGHLCSPLAIALLAMSLAQGCGKQLVSGRILNGQDAKAGAWPWQVSVRQNGSHICGGALISESWVVSGAHCFDPSVANSSYRVQLGEKRIVSETPTQTFSSVKQVVPHPNYNSSTFLADIALVELEKPIAFTATISPVCLLDASIHVPAGDTCWVTGWGNIHPQESSSLAETLQELEVLTVDSTICNDRFREALQKPVGDNPIKDDMMCAGYMEGYKGTAPGDSGGPLVCEENGTWYLAGIVSWLLKTTLNSVAAGYPGVYNRPNAYNDWIEENVPGVTFMVVNFTLNSASPSTTVTTNSAGPSASIPKVLLLIVLLWLTL, from the exons GCTGTGGCAAGCAGTTGGTCTCAGGGCGCATCTTGAATGGTCAAGATGCCAAGGCTGGGGCCTGGCCCTGGCAGGTCAGCGTGCGGCAAAATGGCTCCCACATCTGCGGCGGTGCCCTCATCTCTGAGAGCTGGGTGGTGTCAGGAGCTCATTGCTTCGATCC ATCTGTAGCCAATTCATCATATCGGGTGCAGCTCGGTGAAAAACGGATTGTCAGTGAGACCCCAACCCAGACGTTCTCATCGGTGAAGCAGGTGGTCCCCCATCCCAACTACAACAGTAGCACTTTTCTTGCCGACATCGCCCTGGTGGAGCTGGAGAAGCCAATTGCCTTCACGGCCACCATCAGCCCCGTGTGCCTGCTTGATGCCTCCATCCATGTGCCTGCTGGAGACACCTGCTGGGTGACTGGTTGGGGGAACATTCACCCCCAAG AGAGTTCTTCCCTAGCGGAGACACTGCAGGAGCTGGAGGTGCTCACCGTAGACTCCACGATCTGCAATGATCGCTTCCGGGAAGCATTACAAAAGCCTGTAGGTGACAACCCCATCAAAGACGACATGATGTGTGCCGGGTACATGGAAGGCTATAAAGGGACGGCCCCG GGTGACTCCGGGGGACCCCTGGTGTGTGAGGAGAACGGGACCTGGTACCTTGCTGGGATTGTGAGCTGGTTACTGAAGACAACACTGAACAGTGTTGCTGCTGGTTACCCTGGGGTCTACAACCGCCCGAATGCCTACAACGATTGGATCGAGGAGAATGTGCCTGGTGTGACTTTCATGGTGGTGAACTTCACTCTGAACAGTGCCAGTCCATCTACTACCGTCACTACGAACAGTGCTGGACCCTCTGCCAGCATccccaaggtccttctcctcatTGTGCTTTTGTGGTTGACCCTGTGA